CATCGTTGCAGATTCCGACCCGGGCCGCGAGTATCAAGAAACCATCGAAAAAGCCCGCGCCGTGTGGAATGCAATCGATTTAGCGGAACGAGGGTTATGAAGTATTTATCATTATTCATTGACCATTCATAGACAATTAACCATTGATCATTACACATTGTTCTCAACATCAAGTTGAAGCACAATAGGCGATTAGCTTTTCAAGCATAGAATAAAATTTTGAAAGTGTTTCGCCCACTGAAATGAAATCCCACAGAAATGGCTTTTTTATTTCTGTGGCAGTTCTACCTCTGCGGGCGAAGTTTTCAAAGCTGCACGAAGAGCGTCGATTTTCAACTTGACTGAAAATTGGCGTAGGCCGTTACTGCGAAAGAGGTGACTTGCATGATCCTCATGATCGACAACTTCGATTCGTTTACTTATAATTTGGTGCAATATCTCGGCGAGCTGGGCGCGGAATTGCAGGTGTTTCGCAACGACGCACTTACGCTCGATCAGATTGCCGAAATGAAGCCCGCCGGCATCGTGATTTCGCCCGGCCCCGGCCGCCCAGAGGACGCGGGTCTCACCATTCCAATCATCGAACGCTTTGCCGGAAAAATTCCCATTCTCGGCGTTTGCCTGGGACATCAGGCGATGGGCGCGGCTTTTGGCGGCGTGGTGGCGCGCGCGCCGGAATTGATGCACGGAAAAATTTCACAGATCCATCACGACGGCAATGGCTTGTTTCAAGGCGTGGAGAATCCCTTTAGCGCCACGCGCTATCATTCTCTCATCATTGCCGAAGATTCGCTGCCGGCCTGTTTCGAAATCACAGCGCGTAGCGAACATGGTTTGATAATGGGCATACGCCATCGCGAGTTCGTGCTCGAGGGCGTGCAATTTCATCCCGAATCCATCATGACGGCGGCGGGTAAAGTCATTTTGAAAAATTTTTTGCAGATGTGTACGCCAGGTTCTGCGATTCGGACTGCGCCTCAAAACACAGACTCAAAAAATACCCAGCCTGCGGAAATGAATCTGCAATCTCCTCCGGCGCAATCCGGAATAACCGATACAAAAAAATCTGCGCCAGCTACGTTTGCAGCCAAGACGGCAAACTCTACCACCATTCAAATAGCCCTGCAGCAAGTTCTTGAACAAGTTGATCTCGATCGCCAGCAAGCCTACAGCGTGATGAGTGAGATCATGAGCGGCGCGGCGACGCCGGCGCAAATTGCGGCTCTGCTGATCGCGCTGCGCATGAAGGGCGAGCGCGCGCAGGAAGTGGCGGGCTTTGCCCAGGCCATGCGCGACAAAGCCGCGCCCGTGCGCACGCAACGCCCGCATCCGATCGACATGTGCGGCACCGGGGGAGACAACAAAGGCACGTTCAACATTTCGACCGTGGCTTCATTCGTCGTTGCCGGCGGCGGGGTGGCCGTGGCCAAGCATGGCAACCGTTCGGTGTCGAGCAAATCCGGCAGCGCCGATGTGCTGGAAGCATTGGGGATCAATCTCAATCTCACTGCTGATCACATGGGCCAATGTTTGGACGAGGTCGGCATGGCCTTTTTGTTCGCGCCGGTTTTGCACAGCGCGACCAAGCATGCCATAGCCCCGCGCAAGGAAATCGGCGCGCGCACGGTTTTCAACATTCTCGGGCCGCTAACGAATCCCGCAGGTGTGAAGCGGCAGGTGTTGGGCGTTTATGATCGTCGCCTGATGCGCTTGATGGCTGAAGTTCTCGCCGAATTGGGCGCCGAGCATGCGCTGGTTGTACACAGCGAAGATGGTCTCGATGAAATTTCGGTGCACGGCCCGACGCGCGTGATCGAAGTGAAGCACGGCAATCTTGCCGAACGCACGCTCACGCCCAAAGATTTTGGCTTCACGCAATTGTATTATGAAAGCCTGAGCGGCGGCAATGCCGGGGACAATGCCGGGATCGCTTTGCGCGTGCTCAACGGCGAACCGGGTGTGGCGCGCGATGTGGTGCTGGCCAATGCCGCGTGCGGATTTTGGGTTGCGGGCAAAGCCAAAGATGTGGCGGAAGGCATTGCGCTGGCGCAACAAAGCATTGATTCCGGCGCCGCGCTGGCAAAGCTCGAAACGTTGCGCCGCCGAACGCACGAATTCAAAAAACCGAATTGACATGCCGGAACAATCATTTCTCGCGCGCATCGTTGCGCATAAACAAGAAGAAGTTCGCCGCGCCAAACGAAAATCATCTTTTGCTGATTTGGAGCAGCGCGCCAAGTTGCAATCGCCTGTGCGCGATTTCCGTCAGGCCTTGCTGGCGGGCGTCAATGTTACGGTGATCGCCGAATTGAAAAAAGCTTCGCCCTCCGCCGGAGTTTTGCGTGAAGACTTCGATCCCCAACAGCTCGCGCAAAGTTACGCCGCAAATGGCGCTGCTGCGCTTTCAGTGCTGACGGATGAAAATTTTTTTCAGGGCCATCTCGATTATTTGAACCAGGCGCGCGGGTTTTGCAGCTTGCCGGCTCTGCGCAAAGATTTCATCATTGATCCTTATCAAATCGCCGAAGCGCGCGCCTTCTGCGCAGATGCGGTGTTGCTGATCGTTGCGATTTTAGATGCCAGGCAACTCGCCGAATTGATGGTTTTTACGAAAGAACTTGGTTTGCACGGGTTGATCGAAGTGCACGACGAACGTGAAATCGAAATCGCTCTGGCCGCCGGCGCGGAGATCATCGGCATCAACAATCGCGATTTGCAAACATTTTCAGTGAGTCTTGCGACTTCTGAGAAATTGGCAGCGCGAATCCCCGCAAGCTGCGTGTGCATCGCCGAATCCGGCATTACCTCGCGCAGCGAAGTCGAGCGCCTGGCCGAATGCGGCATCGATGCCATTCTCATTGGCAGTCACCTCATGCGCCAGCCTGATCCCGGAAAAGCTTTGTCATATTTTGTGGGAGTGCCGCGACGATGATCCCGGCAAAGATTTGCGGCATCACCCGTCTTGCAGATGCGCTTGCCGCGGCTGAACTCGGAGCCGCGGCTGTTGGTTTTGTATTTTATGCGCGCAGCCCACGCTG
The window above is part of the Cytophagia bacterium CHB2 genome. Proteins encoded here:
- a CDS encoding bifunctional anthranilate synthase component II/anthranilate phosphoribosyltransferase codes for the protein MILMIDNFDSFTYNLVQYLGELGAELQVFRNDALTLDQIAEMKPAGIVISPGPGRPEDAGLTIPIIERFAGKIPILGVCLGHQAMGAAFGGVVARAPELMHGKISQIHHDGNGLFQGVENPFSATRYHSLIIAEDSLPACFEITARSEHGLIMGIRHREFVLEGVQFHPESIMTAAGKVILKNFLQMCTPGSAIRTAPQNTDSKNTQPAEMNLQSPPAQSGITDTKKSAPATFAAKTANSTTIQIALQQVLEQVDLDRQQAYSVMSEIMSGAATPAQIAALLIALRMKGERAQEVAGFAQAMRDKAAPVRTQRPHPIDMCGTGGDNKGTFNISTVASFVVAGGGVAVAKHGNRSVSSKSGSADVLEALGINLNLTADHMGQCLDEVGMAFLFAPVLHSATKHAIAPRKEIGARTVFNILGPLTNPAGVKRQVLGVYDRRLMRLMAEVLAELGAEHALVVHSEDGLDEISVHGPTRVIEVKHGNLAERTLTPKDFGFTQLYYESLSGGNAGDNAGIALRVLNGEPGVARDVVLANAACGFWVAGKAKDVAEGIALAQQSIDSGAALAKLETLRRRTHEFKKPN
- the trpC gene encoding indole-3-glycerol phosphate synthase TrpC yields the protein MPEQSFLARIVAHKQEEVRRAKRKSSFADLEQRAKLQSPVRDFRQALLAGVNVTVIAELKKASPSAGVLREDFDPQQLAQSYAANGAAALSVLTDENFFQGHLDYLNQARGFCSLPALRKDFIIDPYQIAEARAFCADAVLLIVAILDARQLAELMVFTKELGLHGLIEVHDEREIEIALAAGAEIIGINNRDLQTFSVSLATSEKLAARIPASCVCIAESGITSRSEVERLAECGIDAILIGSHLMRQPDPGKALSYFVGVPRR